The DNA sequence TTGCGGTGTTATTGTGTGCTACCAGGAACTGGTGAAGTGGGTTTGCACTCTTTTCCCTGTGCCGACTTCCTCCTGCGCTTGTGCCAGGAATAATACTCTGGAGTTCATCATTCAGGAGTTTGTGGAGATCTGCCGGGAGAGGAGAGCAtaaacagattgatttttttgtcAGCAGCTGAATTCTGAGCTATTCCTCGGTCCCCCTAATGAGAACTGACggccctctctctcattcttcagCTCGGCTTGCGGAAAAGCTCTGCTTCTGGTGCGATCCAGCCTCTCTCTGGCACTCTCTCCCACATGCCCCATGCAGCCAATCAATTCAAACCTTCCAAGAAACTGCTTAGATACCTGAGTTATTGCTATGTGTGTATAACTCTGAGGGTTATACAGGTGGGATACAATTTTCAGAAACCAGATGTCCTAAAATAGACCCCAACATGGCATAAAACATGTTACTTTTACAGTAGATGGGAATTAGCTATCATTAAAAGTAATTGACATCATTCAGCAATCTGTAAAGCCAGACGGTTGGACATTGTTTCATATAGAGGAGTTGGTGTAATGTCCACTAATTTGCCCTCAGATGTGTATGTTGTAATTTCAAGACCATCATAAAATGAACCTACTCTGTCCCGTTTTGTGCATGGTACCACGATGTATTGAAGCGTTGATTTATCAGTGCACCATAAAACATACCATAAACAGTCTAATTTAATTTCTCATATCTGCGCAGTGCAAAGGAGGTTACTGAAATGCCTTTTAGCGATTTGCGATGATGTCGACAAACATGCTGCTTGAGCAAAGCTGATTTGCATAGTCAATTGACGAAAGTCGGTGTTGCATCGCCCTCTGGTGGTGTGATTCTGAGCAAGCTTTTAATCTGCTGTGCCTTTTTGGAATTCCTTCCTTTCTTTGAAAGGAGCACGTGATCGAAATATGACACCAGTGGAAGCCGATTAGTGTTACGCTACGCGATCACACATCCCCTGTTACCGCTGTTTTTCACTGCGCATTAGCCACATCAGCCTTTTCTAGTGGAGGAATCTTTTAGTCAGCTTTCAGTAgtttatgtgcttgtgtttctgcagcagTTCATGTCCCCACGCTGCACTGGCGGGCCCAGAGTTCCTCTCAGAATACCCAATCAGGTACATTCTTTTATGTATCGCAGCTGTATATTTACCCATAAAGGTTGCACCATAGAAATACTGCATTGTGACTGCTCTGCAACATATTACAGTAATACCttgcattacattaaaaatacacattaaaaGATGCATTAAAAAGGTGACTTTCTGATGTGCCatggttaaagaaaaaaagtggcCAGCATCTCAGCCAAAACCGTTTACATTTGTTGGATCATGTGGATGCTGTGATTCACCACAACACCCACAGAGCACTTCTCTGGAATGTCTGAGATGGGTCAGGAGGCTCACATGCAGAGAAAAGCAGTGATCATTTTTGAGGGTCCTCTTACACATTACTGCCTTCTGTGATATCAGCATTGCAAAGACAATCAActtgtgtgcagctgcagtGTATTGAAATTGGAGAAAGTTGCAGTTAGTCGTTGACCATTTTCATCTATTTGCTCGCCAAGTCAGTCTAAGAAAATGCCGCTTTAATTTCATGCTGCAAATTCACCCAAACCTCAACAAAGGTGACTGTGaccttttaattacatttgtgtTGCACCAGGCGGTGGGACCTGGCAACCAGCCACTCTTGAGTGGGATGGATCCTGCGAGACAGCCAGGTGAGATGGCTGCCTCAGGATGTGAGACATTCCCGGACACTCTGGAGGCATTTCGTTTCATGTGTTCGATGCTTTGTCATGAAGAAATCTGTCCATCCGCAGGTCACCCGATCATGAATGGACCACTGCAGCGGATGACGCCCCCGAGAGGAATGGTTCCTCTTGGGCCACAGGTTTGTAACTAATTATATCCCATATACTCTCAGTGTTTCAAATATAtatgcgagcgtgtgtgtgtgtgtgtgtgtgtgtgtgtgtgtgtgtgtgtgtgtgtgtctgtctgtctgcctgagTTTCACAGTTGATTAACTGATGCAGAATTAATGACAATTTCTTTGCAGAACTTTGCCGGTGCAATGAGGCCTCCTGTGCATTCTATAATGGGAGCAGGAATGCCTGGAATGTGAGTTTGCCTGGGAGACACGCTTCCGGCCTGCTTCCCGCACAGCAATGACAAGGCCCCCTCTGCCCCTCTCGATCCCTTATTTTGCCCCGCCCTGTTTTGTCTGTGCTCCTTGCTTGCTCATGTGGGAGGCTGAGTGCACGGATGTGAGACAGGCTTCTGTTTGTCTTCTGTTGTGGTATGTACAGGGGACCGGGCGGAGGGAGGCCATGGCCGAATCCCCCGAACACCAGCACAGTGAGTGTGCTAGAGCAGGGATGCACAGCAACTTCAAATCATGCCATTTTATAACTAGTCCCATCACCCTTTCacacactcttttctctctctcttccaagATACCATACTCAGCTTCCTCTCCAGGCAGTTACACGGTAGGTGGTCCTTTGCCATTACTGGTCCACAGAAGAAAAGGCATGTAAATTAGGTAAATTCAAATGGCAGGCCTATCTAAGCTGAGGCCGTGTGTCCACAGGGCCCAGTAGGAGCCGGCCCACCAGGCACACCTGTCATGCCCAGTCCAGCAGGTAAACAGTGACCCAGGCACAGCCTACTGGCTCGACGAGCCCTTCCCACACCAGATCCACTCTGTAAACACCTGCTCTGAACCAAGCCTTTAGAATATTGACCGAAGCACACTGGTAGCATGTCAGAATGTATTTCATGTTCAATAGATTTAAACAGTCTCTGCATTATTATGAACACAGCATTATTACATAACCTGAATCTGTTTGATCCCAGAGTCAACCAACTCGGGAGACaatatgtacagtgtgttgaaTTCAGTCCCCGCAAATGGAAACAGGCCAAACGTAAGATACACTGACCAACTTGCTCAGTACTTAAATGAGTAGctctgtattttatttgaatgtgaTTTTCTCACCATAGTGTTAAACCTTTCTGCTGGCCAGCAGCGGTGATTAATGGGCCATTGGTCAAAAAGAGAAAACGCATTTAgataaaaaatacagaacatGGCCTTTACTATGTGTTTGAAAATGGTTACatgtctatatgtatgtgtgtagatgcCTCTGCTCAGTTGTTTTATGGTTTTTCAGTTTCCTGTTGGTCAGTGTGCGGACGGTTCTATGGGCGGCGTAGCGGGAATGGAACCCCACCCACTCAACGGCTCATTAGGTACGATCAACGTGCCTGGCACATCACAGCGCCTGATGTCAGACAGGGTCAGCCTGGCTATGACATGCCGGACGTTGTCGTGCTCACTGTCTGTAATATGTCAGTGGAGTGCGTCTCTGGCCTCCTCCCATTCACCCTGACAAATGCAAGCTtcaagctttctctctctccctctctctctcggtctcagcAGCATCAGGTGACATTGACAGCCTCCCCAAGGTAAGAGAGGCATTGGCAGAGCCCTTAAAGACAGCCTCTCTGCACTGAGGCGTCTGAGGATGTTTTAATGTCGTGATGAAAGGCCTGTCCTCATCTTTCCTCACGTTTACCAGAGCTCTCCTGGGAACCTCATCATGAACAACCAGCCCAGCACACCAAGAGACGACGGGGAGATGAGCAGCAACTTCCTACACCCCTTTCAGAATGAGAGTGTATGTCTTGGCACCTCAGATATTTGTCATTTTCGAATGGCCCACAAAACTAAAAGTTAATGCCTCTGAAATCAACCGGCTGAAAATGTCTTGGATAATGACAGCGAGTCTTTCCTTGTTTGTCTCATTGTTTTTCACAACATACGGTACCTCTTTTCGCAGTACTCCCCAAACATGACGATGAGTGTGTGAGGCTAAAAGGAAAACTAAGGAATGACTGCACAGACCTTCGCACGGGAGatctacccccaccccacccctcagTCCCCCTGGTGTGAGGCTGGCCTGCAGGGTTCCCCTGTCCCCCACCTAGAGCAGAGACTTTTCCTGACGCTTCACCCAAGACCAAACCTGGACAACCCATTCACTAAACATGGAAAGCCCACCACAAGGAGATTTTGGGGATTACTTATTTGTGTCCGTCTCTCCGTTGCTCAAAGGTGCGAGGCGAGAAGCAGGACAATCTGGAGGAATCGCTGGCAGGGTTTCAGCTAAACCACTCATACTGtctgtgagtttctgtgacaTGATTCATATGGCTTAGTGTTGCACGCTATGTCATGATCCCTGGGGTGTATTTTGCTGTGGTCTGTAGAGTTCGGGCCAACCCATTTCTCCTAATAACAAAACTGACTAAAAAGGCCAGTTTCTCCTACTGTAATATCTTAATGCTGAGCTCTGGCTTTTCTCCAATCATTAGATACATCAGTGTTGAATGGTTGTGCATATGTGGGGATACGTCCTCTTTTTCAACTGACATGGATTATACTGACAGAGAGGAatagctgatttaaaaaaagctaaTTTTCCCTGTTTTATTCAGATTGTTGTATACACTTCTCCACTGGTctagttttgatttttttattttgatttacaCATTTCcttatacaaacatttttacatagtACATATACACAGGGATTAACAGACACCTGTAGCAAAATCATTGTGTGTTATCTGGGACAAACATTTGCTTACGTAACTTCTTGGACCAGCCTGCTGGCCCTGTTTGGTAGCATGCATAGTAAGTATAAGATGTACAATGTGCAAGCATGTACAAATGTAatatctggtgtgtgtatgtatggcaTTTAGGGTAAGAAGAATTGCCTGAGTTTATAATAAAAGGAATGCTGTGATATGTCGTTTTAACAAGACAGGTGtagttaaaaaatatatagatgtaGTAAAGAACACAAAGCCTTCTCTTTACAGTGATCACTGGTCTAACAAGTAGATCACTGGCATTCCAGGTTAGATATAAAATTACTACGGGGAGTAAAAGGCACTtttattgaggaaaaaaagtgcaataaaaCATACCCATCACACAGGATAGATACAGTAAACTTCGCTGGTTGAACTCCCACGTAACGGGCTCATGCCATAAGCTTTCTGTACTGACTGCTCACGTTGCTTTTGAAAGTCTCCAGCTTGCTCGACCTAGTGCTATTGCTCGACTCTGAACGTTCGACCTGCAGTGCGGTCCGACACTTCAAATAAGCAACCACTTGCTTCTGGCACTGGGAAGAGCCAAAGTAGTATATGAGaggatccaggcagcagctaATGCTGCCTATGCACATTGAAACCAAGTACGCGGCGTATGACGCCTCGTTGTGTTTGTGGGCAAACCGCACGTAATGCGATAGCAGGATGATGTTGGTAGGCGTGAAACAGATCACGAACACGGCGAACACCGTGGCCGCCATGAAAACAGCGCGAGTCTTCTTTGCGCGGTTTTCCACGTTGGCTGCGCAAAGCGCCTGGATAATACGCACGTAGCAGAAAGTGGTAAAAATTAAGGGAATAAAAAAGAACACGGAGCTGAATATGGGGAAAAAGTAGAGATAATAGGCACGGAATTCTATGTCTAGTACGTCGTGGCAGGTAATTATGTCCAAGTCGGGCAAGCGAATTGTTTGTTCAGAAGCAAGCAAAGGAATCACACCGCCAACGGAAAGAACCCACATTGCAGCGCACACCGCTGAAGCGGTACTAGCACTACGCCAGGTAAGTGAGTCCATTGGATAGACGACAGCCATGAACCGGTCCAGACTTATGCACATCATCAGTAGCACTGAGCAGTACATGTTGCAGTAGAACGCTGAGGTGACAACACGACACATTCCGGCTCCGTATATCCAGTTATTTCCATTGTAGTGGTAGGCAATCCGAAAAGGGAGAAGCAACACGAAAAGAAGGTCTGCGCAAGCCAAATTCAGCATATATATCGCTGCTGGCTTCTTTGGTCTCACCCGACGAATGAACATGACAAGGGCAAAGGCGTTTAAAGGAGcactaataataaacacaaatgtgtacacCGTGGGTACAAAAACAGTCACCAAACGTCCCGTGAGGAACTGTGAGGCCTCTTTTGAGACGTAGTATCGTTTTCTAACCACAGGAGGGTGGTGTTCCTTCTTGGGCGCGTAAAAGCCAGATCCGCTGCCTTCCTGTACGTCCAGGTAATCTATGGGTTCGTCTGTGACGGGAACAAAAAAAGCCGAAAACGTCCGTACAAAGTTCTTGGTATCTGCGTGAGGAAAAAGCAAGTTGTTTTACTGATATTGCACccaatttacatttaacagtaacacagtgcaccgggggaaaaaaaaaaagaatactggATTTCTCGGTTGGTAAGTGGTTACCATCCgttttttgttaatatttacTACTTCAGGGTTTTCTTTCTATATCCAATCTTTAAATAGTATATTTAATGTAAACCTACCGTTATTCCGTACCATAGCAGCTGAAGCGGACAAAACCATAATTCCCACTATAAAAAACCTACACATAATCATGTCCAAATTAAGTTCTTTACACTAATAACAATCTAAAAAGGCAGTAGGTAGCTAGACAAGAACCTCCTTTATGACGACTCAGTGTTTCACCGCACAAGCAGTCATTGCTTGGTTTATACTACGAATTTAGACACAGGGTGGGTTGACCCTGTGGTTTGGATCGGATTGTACCGCCCACAAGGGGATCTCAACTAGCGCTAACACACACGGGTCTATAGCCGTAAGTTAGTAACGGTGCCTGCTTTAAAGTCAGGAATGAATGAAGACGACGTGCGTTTACGGGGAAGACATTTTGCGATCCTTTATTTAATTATCCTGAGAAAGTTATAATGCCAgaacataattttaaaagttCTACCAAATGCCTATTATTACAGCTGGTAAAAAGACCCACATTGCTAGATGATTTGTGAATGGAAGGCGCCAGTTCTTATCTCCAGCATATTTTTTTTTGgcttatccatccatccatccatccatatatatattttaaaagttctatatatatatatatatagttttatatatatatatatatatatatatatatatatatatattatatatatatatatatatatatatatatatatatatatatatatatatatatatagttttatatatatatatatatat is a window from the Electrophorus electricus isolate fEleEle1 chromosome 9, fEleEle1.pri, whole genome shotgun sequence genome containing:
- the si:ch211-130m23.3 gene encoding single-stranded DNA-binding protein 2 isoform X2 encodes the protein MYSKSRSMRVPSDSQAREKLALYVYEYLLHIGAQKSAQTFLSEIRWEKNITLGEPPGFLHSWWCVFWDLYCAAPERRETCEHSSEAKAFHDYSTTAVPSPASGNLPPGEGLPIPPGFFQQFMSPRCTGGPRVPLRIPNQAVGPGNQPLLSGMDPARQPGHPIMNGPLQRMTPPRGMVPLGPQNFAGAMRPPVHSIMGAGMPGMGPGGGRPWPNPPNTSTIPYSASSPGSYTGPVGAGPPGTPVMPSPAESTNSGDNMYSVLNSVPANGNRPNFPVGQCADGSMGGVAGMEPHPLNGSLASGDIDSLPKSSPGNLIMNNQPSTPRDDGEMSSNFLHPFQNESYSPNMTMSV
- the si:ch211-130m23.3 gene encoding single-stranded DNA-binding protein 2 isoform X3; protein product: MYSKSRSMRVPSDSQAREKLALYVYEYLLHIGAQKSAQTFLSEIRWEKNITLGEPPGFLHSWWCVFWDLYCAAPERRETCEHSSEAKAFHDYSTTAVPSPASGNLPPGEGLPIPPGFFQFMSPRCTGGPRVPLRIPNQAVGPGNQPLLSGMDPARQPGHPIMNGPLQRMTPPRGMVPLGPQNFAGAMRPPVHSIMGAGMPGMGPGGGRPWPNPPNTSTIPYSASSPGSYTGPVGAGPPGTPVMPSPAESTNSGDNMYSVLNSVPANGNRPNFPVGQCADGSMGGVAGMEPHPLNGSLAASGDIDSLPKSSPGNLIMNNQPSTPRDDGEMSSNFLHPFQNESYSPNMTMSV
- the si:ch211-130m23.3 gene encoding single-stranded DNA-binding protein 2 isoform X1: MYSKSRSMRVPSDSQAREKLALYVYEYLLHIGAQKSAQTFLSEIRWEKNITLGEPPGFLHSWWCVFWDLYCAAPERRETCEHSSEAKAFHDYSTTAVPSPASGNLPPGEGLPIPPGFFQQFMSPRCTGGPRVPLRIPNQAVGPGNQPLLSGMDPARQPGHPIMNGPLQRMTPPRGMVPLGPQNFAGAMRPPVHSIMGAGMPGMGPGGGRPWPNPPNTSTIPYSASSPGSYTGPVGAGPPGTPVMPSPAESTNSGDNMYSVLNSVPANGNRPNFPVGQCADGSMGGVAGMEPHPLNGSLAASGDIDSLPKSSPGNLIMNNQPSTPRDDGEMSSNFLHPFQNESYSPNMTMSV
- the f2r gene encoding proteinase-activated receptor 1, which encodes MIMCRFFIVGIMVLSASAAMVRNNDTKNFVRTFSAFFVPVTDEPIDYLDVQEGSGSGFYAPKKEHHPPVVRKRYYVSKEASQFLTGRLVTVFVPTVYTFVFIISAPLNAFALVMFIRRVRPKKPAAIYMLNLACADLLFVLLLPFRIAYHYNGNNWIYGAGMCRVVTSAFYCNMYCSVLLMMCISLDRFMAVVYPMDSLTWRSASTASAVCAAMWVLSVGGVIPLLASEQTIRLPDLDIITCHDVLDIEFRAYYLYFFPIFSSVFFFIPLIFTTFCYVRIIQALCAANVENRAKKTRAVFMAATVFAVFVICFTPTNIILLSHYVRFAHKHNEASYAAYLVSMCIGSISCCLDPLIYYFGSSQCQKQVVAYLKCRTALQVERSESSNSTRSSKLETFKSNVSSQYRKLMA